One window of the Sebastes umbrosus isolate fSebUmb1 chromosome 1, fSebUmb1.pri, whole genome shotgun sequence genome contains the following:
- the emc3 gene encoding ER membrane protein complex subunit 3, producing the protein MAEPELLLDSNIRLWVVLPIVFITFLVGVIRHYVSILLQSDKKLTLEQVSDSQVLIRSRILRENGKYIPKQSFLMRKFYFNNQEDGFFKKTKRKVVPPSPMTDPSMLTDMMKGNVTNVLPMILIGGWINWTFSGFVTTKVPFPLTLRFKPMLQQGIELLSLDASWVSSASWYFLNVFGLRSMYSLILGQDNGADQSRIMQEQMSGAAMAMPADTNKAFKAEWEALELTDHTWALECVEEDLMSRELDFDGLFSKELPSGIF; encoded by the exons ATGGCTGAGCCGGAGCTACTGCTGGACTCCAATATCCGACTCTGGGTGGTGTTACCCATTGTCTTCATCACCTTTCTGGTCGGGGTGATTCGCCATTATGTATCCATTCTTCTTCAAAGTGACAAGAAGTTGACATTAGAACAGGTTTCTGACAG CCAGGTTCTTATTCGGAGCAGAATCCtcagagaaaatggaaaatacaTTCCCAAACAG TCTTTTCTGATGAGGAAGTTCTACTTCAATAATCAAGAAGATGGATTTTTCAAGAAGACCAAAAGAAAGGTTGTTCCACCCTCTCCAATGACAG ATCCCAGCATGCTGACAGACATGATGAAAGGAAATGTCACCAATGTGCTTCCTATGATCCTCATCGGAGGCTGGATCAACTGGACCTTTTCAGGATTTGTAACAA CTAAGGTTCCCTTCCCTCTCACTCTGCGCTTCAAGCCCATGCTGCAGCAAGGAATAGAGCTGCTGTCACTGGATGCCTCCTG GGTGAGCTCGGCGTCATGGTATTTCCTGAACGTGTTTGGACTACGAAGCATGTACTCTTTAATTCTAGGCCAAGATAATG GTGCAGATCAGTCGAGGATCATGCAGGAGCAGATGAGTGGTGCTGCCATGGCCATGCCTGCAGATACAAACAAAGCTTTCAAG GCTGAGTGGGAGGCACTGGAACTGACGGACCATACGTGGGCGCTGGAGTGCGTAGAGGAGGATCTGATGAGCAGAGAGCTGGACTTTGACGGCCTGTTTAGCAAGGAGCTGCCGAGCGGTATCTTCTGA